The Meiothermus ruber DSM 1279 genome includes the window CCCAGCTCCGGTGAGGGCGGCGTACCGTCCAGAATCATGGACTTGAACTTGCGCTCGAGCTCGAGGGCCTCGGCCCAGGTCTTGCCCTTGACCAGGTCGGTCATCAAGGAAGCCGAGGCCTGCGAGATGGCGCAGCCCTGCCCGCGAAAGCGCACATCGGCGATCTGCTCGCCATCGGTCTCGACCAATAGCTCGATCTGATCGCCACAGGAAGGGTTATCCCCCACGACCCGCACGTTGGCTGATTCCAGCGAGCCATAGTTGTGCGGCGACTTGTAGTGGCGCAGGATGATCTCTTTGTACAGCTCCTCCAGGAGGCTCATACGGTCTATTGTAAGTCCCCCGTGCTATAGCCAGTCTTTGAAAAAGTCGCGCACCCTCTTCAGGGCCTCGATGAAGCGATCCACGTCTTCTTTAGTGGTGTAGACGTAAAAGCTGGCCCGCACCGTGGCCGCCACCCCCAGCTTGCGGTGCAGGGGCTGGGCGCAGTGGTGCCCGGCCCGCACCGCGATACCGTACTGGTCGAGGGCGGTGGCCACGTCGTGGGCGTGGATACCGCCCAGTACAAAGGGAATCACCCCGCTCCGGTCGGGGCCGCGGGGGCCAAAGGTGCGCACTTCGGGGAGTTCTTCGTCGAGCCGCTTCAGGGCATAGGCGGCGAGCTCGAGCTCGTGCTGCCACACGTTCGCCATACCCAGGCGCTCGAGGTATTCCACCGCCGCCGCCAGCCCAATGGCCTCGGCCACCGCCGGGGTTCCGGCCTCGAAGCGCTGAGGGGGCTGGGCATAGGTGGAGCGATCTAGGTAAACTTCGCGGATCATGCTGCCGCCCCCCAGAAAAGGGGCCAGGGTTTCCAGCACCTCGTAGCGCCCCCAGAGCACCCCGATGCCGGTAGGCCCCAGCATCTTATGCCCGGAAAACGCATAGAAATCGGCTCCCAGAGCCCGGACATCCACGGGCATGTGGGGGGCCGACTGGGCCCCATCCACCACCACCAAAGCCCCCACAGCCCTGGCCGCCTGGGCGATCTGGGCCACAGGGTTAACGGTGCCCAGCACATTGGAGACGTGCATCACGCTCACCAGCCTGACCCGCTCGGTGAGGAGGGTGCCGAGGTGCTCCAGCTGCAAGCGCCCATCATCCCCAAGGGGTATGGCTTTGATCTTGGCCCCCGTGCGCTCGCAGACCAGGTGCCAGGGCACCAGGTTGGCGTGGTGCTCCATCTCCGTGAGGAGAATTTCGTCGCCGGGCCGCAGGTTGCGCAGCCCCCAGGCATAGGCCACTAGGTTGAGGGCCTCGGTGGTGTTGCGCACAAAGATGATCTCGCGCTCCTCGGCCCCAATAAAGCGGGCCAGGGTGCGGCGGGCCTGCTCGTAGGCCTCGCTGGCCTGCGCCGAGAGGGTGTAGGCCCCCCGGTGCACGCTGGCGTTAAGTTCCCGGTAGTAGCGGGATACCGCCTCGATGACCGCTTCGGGCTTCTGGCTGGTGGCCGCCGAGTTGAGGTAGACCAGCTCGGGATGGCGCACGAGCAGTGGAAAGTCCTGGCGAAGGGTTTGCGGCGTAACGATAGCCATGTGATCAGGGTAGCCCATCGGCGTCCGAATGTTTAGGACAGAGGGTTCATTTCAAGCCCGCGGTCGGGGATGTGTTGAGGGTATAAGCGAAGCGTCGCAAAATAACGCTGATATAACACCCGGCAGAATATCCTCCTGAAAAGGAGCTGCGTATGCGCCAATTGCTTGGGGCCTCGATACTGGTACTGGCCTCTTCAGCTTGGGCCCAGTGCAACCATCCCTTTTTCCCGGTGCGCGAGGGCTGGGTCTGGAGCTACCGCTCGAGCCCGGATAACTCGACCCACACGGCCCGTATCATCAAGGTGAGCGACAAAGGTTTTGTCCAGCGTATAGCCTTCAAAGACTTTAGTTTCGATATCCGCTGGGCCTGCGATGCCAAAGGCCTCACCCAGCTCGAGTACCTCCAGCCGCCGGGCAACCAAGGGATACAGATGAACCTCAAAACCCGCAAAGTGAGCGGGGTGGTAATTCCCCAGGGAATGCGGGTTGGAACCGCCTGGAGCTACGGCTACGAGGTGGCGGGCGAGGCCAAACAACCGAACATGACCCTGCAGGTCGAACAAACCATGAGCGTGGTTAGCAAGGTGGTGGGCCAGGAGAGCCTTGGCGTGCCGGCAGGGCGTTTCAGTGCCTACAAAGTCGAAAGCACCTTGACCATCCGTGGAAGCATGAAGTCGGCGGGGCAGAGCATGCCGATGAACTTCGAGGTGAAAACCACCTCGTGGTATGCCCAGGGGGTGGGGTTGGTCAAAACGCAGTCCGAAGGGGTAACGGTCGAGCTCCTAAGCCTTAAGCGCTAGCCAGACCCACACCCCCACCGCAAACAAGGCCGCCAGGCCCAGCGCCAGCCGGAAGAGCCGCACCAGGTGGGTGGCCCCAAAAAAAAGCAGCGCGCCCACCCCGGCCATCCAGGCCCCGGCGGTGGCGAGGTGGCGGGCCATCCCATCCAGAAAACCCGGCAGGTCGAGCCGGATGCGCAGCAGGTTCTTCTCGAGGTCGGGGTCAATGGGCTGGCCGGCCAGGGTGAAGGCCAGCCAGGCGAGCAGCGCTCCCAGCACCACCAGCAGCCCGCCCAGAAGCTCGAGCCACAACACAGACGCCGCACTGGTGTTCATGGGGGTAGGATACAGAACATGCCGGCGGCTTTTCGGATTTTTGCCATCCTGTTGTTGGCCTACTTTCTCTCCTACTTTTTCCGTGCGACCAACGCGGTCATCTCGCCCGATTTACGGCGCGACCTGGGCCTCACCCCAGCCGAGCTGGGCCTGATGACCAGTTTGTTTTACCTGACCTTTGCCATCGCGCAACTGCCCTTAGGCGCGCTCCTGGATCGCTTTGGCCCGCGCTTTGTGCACCCGGCCCTGATGCTGTTGGGGGCCATGGGGGCCCTGATTTTTGCCTCGGCCCAGGACTTTTTGACCCTTTCGGTGGGGCGGGCGCTACTGGGGATTGGCTTTGCAGCCGCCCTGATGGGCGCATTGAAGGCGTTTTCGCTGTGGTTTCCTGCCCACCGCTACGCCAGCATCAGCAGCCTGTATGTGGCCCTGGGGGCCTCGGGGGCCATTGCGGCCTCCTCGCCTTTGGCCTGGCTCAAGGAGCAGATCGGCTGGCGCGGGGTGTTCGAGTGGGGGGCCCTGGTGATTGTGCTGGTGGCGCTGGTGGTGGCCCTAGGGGTACGCAACGCCCCCAAGGGCATGGCGCTGCCCCAGAGCACCCAGGCCGGCAACGCCAGCCTGATTTGGCGAAGCAGCCAGTTCTGGCGCATGGGCTGGCTCAACTTTATGGTGGGGGGCGGGTTTCTGGCCTGGCAGACCCTGTGGGGCGGCGACTTTTTGTTCAAGGTGCGGGGGCTGGGGAGCCTCGAGGTCGGCAGCGTGCTCTTCACCTTCTCACTGGCCGCGCTGCTGGGCTTTTTGCTGTGCGGCCCCCTGGCCGACCGCTGGGGTCTGCCGCGGGTGTTGCTCTCGGCCAGCCTTGGGTTTACCCTGGGGCCCCTCCTGCTGGCCCTGTGGCCCCAGATGCCTGCTTTGGGCCTTTACCTGACCTACGGGCTGATGGGCTTTACCGGCGCCTTTAACATCCTGAGCCTGGCCCAGGCCCGCCTGGTCTTCCCCACCGAACTCACCGGGCGGGCCGTTACGGCCATCAACTTCATGGGGTTCATGGGGGTGTTTCTGCTTCAGTGGGGCATGGGGGTGGTGCTGGGGTTGAGCGAGTACAGCACCGCTTTGCTCGTATGGGCGACCCTCATCGCCCTGGCAATTATTGGGTACTTGCCCTTGGCTCTGGGGCAAAGGAAAAGCGCCCTTTAATCTGTTTTCATAGCCTGTGCCAGCCCAACCGATATGCTAAGCCTATGCCGCGCATTCTCTGGCTTGGCCTGCTCGTGCTGGTACTCACCGCCTGTCCGAACCAACCCCCCGCACCCCCGCCGTCCAACATCTCGATAAGCCTTAATCCCAGCGGGAATTTCTCGTTGGACATTGGTCAGCAACGACAGGTTGTGGCTACCGTAACCAACACCACCAACACCGCCGTCACCTGGTCTAGTAGCAATCCGGCTGTAGCCAGCGTGAACAACGGACTGGTGGAAGGGCAATCCGCCGGTACCGCCACCATTACGGCCCGTAGCGTGGCCGACTCCAGCAAATCGGCCTCGGTTAGCGTGACGGTGCTCGAGCCCCCCGCACCCCCGCCACCCGGCAACGGCACCATCAGCGGAACGGTTCGCATTTCCCTGCAAACCGCGCTGCCATCCGCCGACCCGTCGGCGCCTTTCGTGGAAGGGGAGCTGATCGTGCAGTTCAAGCCGCAGGTGAGCCTGCAATCGCTAAGCAAGCTCTCGGCAGCAGGGGTGGAGCTTCAGCAGGTCAGGCCGCTGGGCCTCGAGCGCACCTTCCTGTACCGGGCCGGCCTGAGCCGGGCCGAGACCCTGGCCGTGCTGGCCGAGCTGCAACGCCGCAGCGATGTGGCCTTTGCCCACCCCAACTACCTGCTTTTTGCCCAGGCCACGCCCAACGACCCCTTGTACGCCGATCAGCGCTGGCACTACGAGGCCATCGGGCTGCCCCAGGCCTGGAACCTCGAGACCGGCAGCTCCAACCCGGTCACAGTGGCGGTGATTGACGGGGGGGTGGTGGCCGGCCATCCCGACCTGGCCGGAAAACTGCTGCCCGGCTACGATTTTTACTCCGATGCTACCAACTCGGGCGACGGCGATGGGCGGGATGGCAACCCTGAAGACACCGCGCCCGGCAGCGACTACCACGGCAACCACGTCACCGGCACGGTCGCCGCGGCGACCAACAACGGCCTGGGGGTGGCGGGGGTGGCCTGGGGGGCCCGGCTGCTTCCGGTGCGCGCCCTGAGCGGGGGCAGCGGCACCCTGGCCGACGTGGCCGACGCCCTGCGCTGGGCCGCCGGTCTGAGCGTGGCCGGGGTTCCTGCCAACCCCAACCCGGCCAAGGTCATCAATATGTCGCTGGGGGGGCCCGTGGCCTGCACCAACGCCCCGGCCCTCCAGCAGGCCATCAACGAGGCCAGCAACGCCGGGGCCCTGATCGTGGTGGCGGCGGGCAACTCCAATGCGGATGCCAGCACCTTCAGCCCCGCGGGGTGCAGCGGGGTGATCACGGTGGGGGCGACCAATGCTGCCGGCAACCGCGCCTCGTACTCCAACTACGGCAGCCGCATTGACCTGATGGCGCCAGGGGGTGAACCGGACGGGCTGCAGGTGGTGAGCACCCTGGCGAGCGGCCAGTACGGCGGCAAAGCCGGCACTTCTATGGCCGCCCCCCACGTGGCGGGTGTGCTGGCCCTTATGAAAAGCAAGAAACCCACCCTCACCGCCGCCGAGGCCATCAGCCTGCTGAAGGAGACCGTCAAGCCCTTGACTGCGACCCAGTGCAACCGGCCCAGCGGGAGCGAGTGCGGCGCCGGCCTGCTGGATGCCAGGGCGGCCCTGGAGCGACTCAACACCCCACCCCCACGTTCTCTGGTGCTCTCGGCCAGCCC containing:
- a CDS encoding cysteine desulfurase, producing MGYPDHMAIVTPQTLRQDFPLLVRHPELVYLNSAATSQKPEAVIEAVSRYYRELNASVHRGAYTLSAQASEAYEQARRTLARFIGAEEREIIFVRNTTEALNLVAYAWGLRNLRPGDEILLTEMEHHANLVPWHLVCERTGAKIKAIPLGDDGRLQLEHLGTLLTERVRLVSVMHVSNVLGTVNPVAQIAQAARAVGALVVVDGAQSAPHMPVDVRALGADFYAFSGHKMLGPTGIGVLWGRYEVLETLAPFLGGGSMIREVYLDRSTYAQPPQRFEAGTPAVAEAIGLAAAVEYLERLGMANVWQHELELAAYALKRLDEELPEVRTFGPRGPDRSGVIPFVLGGIHAHDVATALDQYGIAVRAGHHCAQPLHRKLGVAATVRASFYVYTTKEDVDRFIEALKRVRDFFKDWL
- a CDS encoding MFS transporter produces the protein MPAAFRIFAILLLAYFLSYFFRATNAVISPDLRRDLGLTPAELGLMTSLFYLTFAIAQLPLGALLDRFGPRFVHPALMLLGAMGALIFASAQDFLTLSVGRALLGIGFAAALMGALKAFSLWFPAHRYASISSLYVALGASGAIAASSPLAWLKEQIGWRGVFEWGALVIVLVALVVALGVRNAPKGMALPQSTQAGNASLIWRSSQFWRMGWLNFMVGGGFLAWQTLWGGDFLFKVRGLGSLEVGSVLFTFSLAALLGFLLCGPLADRWGLPRVLLSASLGFTLGPLLLALWPQMPALGLYLTYGLMGFTGAFNILSLAQARLVFPTELTGRAVTAINFMGFMGVFLLQWGMGVVLGLSEYSTALLVWATLIALAIIGYLPLALGQRKSAL
- the sufU gene encoding Fe-S cluster assembly sulfur transfer protein SufU is translated as MSLLEELYKEIILRHYKSPHNYGSLESANVRVVGDNPSCGDQIELLVETDGEQIADVRFRGQGCAISQASASLMTDLVKGKTWAEALELERKFKSMILDGTPPSPELGDLAALSGVHKLAARVKCATLAWNALEQAAQEARTKAQGA
- a CDS encoding S8 family serine peptidase, coding for MPRILWLGLLVLVLTACPNQPPAPPPSNISISLNPSGNFSLDIGQQRQVVATVTNTTNTAVTWSSSNPAVASVNNGLVEGQSAGTATITARSVADSSKSASVSVTVLEPPAPPPPGNGTISGTVRISLQTALPSADPSAPFVEGELIVQFKPQVSLQSLSKLSAAGVELQQVRPLGLERTFLYRAGLSRAETLAVLAELQRRSDVAFAHPNYLLFAQATPNDPLYADQRWHYEAIGLPQAWNLETGSSNPVTVAVIDGGVVAGHPDLAGKLLPGYDFYSDATNSGDGDGRDGNPEDTAPGSDYHGNHVTGTVAAATNNGLGVAGVAWGARLLPVRALSGGSGTLADVADALRWAAGLSVAGVPANPNPAKVINMSLGGPVACTNAPALQQAINEASNAGALIVVAAGNSNADASTFSPAGCSGVITVGATNAAGNRASYSNYGSRIDLMAPGGEPDGLQVVSTLASGQYGGKAGTSMAAPHVAGVLALMKSKKPTLTAAEAISLLKETVKPLTATQCNRPSGSECGAGLLDARAALERLNTPPPRSLVLSASPNALSLNTDQSAQVTLRIARTNFTEAVALSVTGQPAGTTPSFNPPSPVAGNSTTLNIPAGSTPGTYTLVVRGSASVGGQTVEAETRITLSVQQPPTTPPPAQSIQGTRIYFDAVLRETPTLSLLLDFNPTPINQSGTQAPYTRTGLSTSGLVGYRISAWKDVNNNGTQDEGDLFGWYRANGNIAYVMPDASSIDIVLEPVLSTTFTREKWLRQMGYPTR